In Lacerta agilis isolate rLacAgi1 chromosome 1, rLacAgi1.pri, whole genome shotgun sequence, the following proteins share a genomic window:
- the LOC117047218 gene encoding guanylyl cyclase-activating protein 2-like, which produces MGQLHTGNMKGTEVAELQDMYKKFVLECPSGGLHLHEFKQFFGITSQSEASEYAENAFKSFDTNGDNMIDFLEYVAILNLVLRGKLEHKLKWSFKVYDTNRNGFLDKAELRKMVKSVYNVKQGWARNMDTQMSTPEEVCNRIFQLMDENNDGKISLKEFVDGVQRDEWVRKMLNIDPTEWILEHQRKKNADEKDQTLEEKDMLSDLP; this is translated from the exons ATGGGGCAGCTCCACACTGGTAACATGAAAGGAACAGAGGTGGCAGAATTACAGGATATGTACAAAAAGTTTGTTCTAGAATGCCCCAGCGGAGGTCTCCATTTACATGAATTCAAGCAGTTTTTTGGCATTACCAGCCAGAGTGAAGCATCTGAATATGCTGAGAATGCATTTAAATCCTTTGACACGAATGGG GATAACATGATAGACTTCTTGGAATATGTAGCAATTTTAAACCTAGTACTCAGAGGGAAACTTGAGCACAAACTGAAGTGGTCATTTAAAGTGTACGACACCAACAGGAATGGCTTTCTTGATAAGGCTGAACTAAGGAAAATGGTGAAG agtgtcTATAATGTCAAACAAGGATGGGCAAGAAATATGGATACTCAGATGTCAACCCCGGAGGAAGTGTGTAACAGAATATTTCAACTTATGGATGAAAATAACGATG GAAAAATTTCACTGAAAGAGTTTGTTGATGGAGTGCAAAGAGATGAGTGGGTAAGGAAAATGCTAAACATAGATCCCACAGAATGGATCCTTGAacaccaaagaaaaaagaatgccGATGAAAAGGACCAAACACTGGAGGAAAAAGACATGTTGTCAGACCTTCCCTAG
- the LOC117047210 gene encoding CD59 glycoprotein-like translates to MKNLVTTVLITTFVLILFSHFGAALKCYQCLGGIGPCKTNITCSGDSDSCILLNFDNGRNISDCWKYSNCEIDFIEKEFKTGNFKFHCCQKDLCNGSPITAGSKLVFGLTSVLIAIQMLCF, encoded by the exons ATGAAGAATCTTGTTACCACCGTTTTGATCAccacatttgttctgattttgtTCAGCCACTTTG GAGCTGCCTTAAAATGTTATCAGTGTCTGGGTGGTATAGGTCCATGCAAAACTAACATCACATGCTCAGGTGATAGCGATTCTTGCATATTGCTAAACTTTG ataATGGAAGAAATATCTCTGACTGCTGGAAATACTCCAACTGTGAAATTGACTTTATTGAGAaagaatttaagactggaaactTCAAATTTCATTGCTGCCAAAAAGATTTGTGTAATGGCAGCCCAATTACAGCAGGTAGTAAGTTGGTCTTTGGCTTAACTTCTGTGCTGATCGCAATCCAGATGCTCTGCTTCTGA